The Streptomyces halobius genomic interval AGCGTGCTCACCGTTCCGTGACCGTACGCGTACTCCGGTCACGCGCTGGGCGTCCCTGGTGAGGCCGGTTGCCTCGGTCGCCTCCAGGACCTCGACTCGGGTGGGCGAGTCGGCGGCCGCGTGCAGCGCCCGCTCCCGTAAGACCGCGTCCAGCACGGGCCGTGTCATGCTCAGCGTGGGGTGCCGACGCTCGTCGAAGCGCCGCTGCCAGCCGGTGGGGGTACGGGTGAGCAGATCGCGCGGCAGATACAGGCTCCGCGCCCCGGCCTCGGTCAGCGCAGCGACAGTGCCGGGCAGCAGGGTGGCCAGCGCGCGCTGGCCACCGCTCAGGAGAATGTGCAGATGGCGGGCCTGCGGGACGCCTTTGCGGAAAGCGCGCCCCGCCGGATACCGGTCACGCTCGACGACGGTGATCGCGTCCGCATGCCCCAACAGGGCGGTGACGGCGAGCATCCCGGCGAGCCCCCCGCCGATCACGATCGCGGTGCGCTCACCATGGGCGCGATCTGTCATTCCTGCTCCGCTTCCCGTCGGCCGGTCACTGCTGACCGCTGCTTGATCACCTTGACCAATTCGGTCGGACCCGTCCGGCCCGTCCGGGTCGTCCGGGTCGATGGACTCGCTCGGTCCGATCGGCTTGCGAGCCTTGATCGTTGACGGGCCTCAGGCTTCAGTGCACACCACATCCTGTCAACGCCCCTTCCTGGCCAACCGGCTCAAGGCTTCACCGTCCACGCGTTATCGGAAGCGGGTCCGTCGGCCTCGGAATCGCACCGACTGGATCACCAGCCCGGCGCGCCACCGACCGCCACTCCCGGAAACTCTTTCCCCTCGCCCGTCACGCCAGTCCCCAACGTCCCGTTATGCGGCGACTCTGCGTCTAGAATCCCGCCTGCGGACGCACCGTCCGCGGGCGGTCTCACCAGCAAAGGGACACGAGGACGCTTGTGACACATCAGCAGGAAAATAAGCCGTACGACGTCCTGGTCGTCGGGGGATCGGGCGTGGACACCATCGTGCGCGTCGGCGCACTTCCCGTGCCGTCCGCCGACTCCTACGCGGTGCCGCCCATTCGGGAATGGGCGGGACACACAGGCACCGGAGTCGCGCTCGGCTGCGCGACGCTCGGACTCGCCACCGGATTCGTGGATTTCATCGGCGACGACCCGCAAGGCACGCTGATCCGTGAGCGCCTTGCCGGTACCGGCGTCGACTTCCGGCCGCTGATCTCGCCGCACGGCACCCGGCGTGCCGTCAACCTCGTCGCCCCCGACGGCCGCCGGACGTCCTTCTACGACGCCCGCGACCCGCTCGACCTGCGTATGCCCGCCGAACACTACCTGCCCGCTCTTCGCCGTGCCCGCCACGTCCATCTGTCGATCACGAACTTCGCCCGCTTTCTGTACGACGACATCGAAGCCCGGGGCATCCCCGTCTCCACCGACCTCCACAACTGGAACGGAGCCACCGAACATCACCGGGAGTTCGCGCTCCGATCCGACCTCGTGTTCCTCAGCACGGCCGGGGCGCGCGAGCGGATCGGGCCCGTCATGCGGGAGATTCTCCGCAAGGGACGCGCCGAGGCGGTGATCGCGACGGCCGGTGCGGGCGGCGCCTATCTGCTCACCCCCGACGACCGGACCCCACGGCTGATCCCCGCCGCGGTCCCGCCCGGCCCCGTCGTGGACAGCAACGGCGCGGGCGACGCCTTCACCTGTGGATTCCTCTACGGCCGGCTGGCGGGCCGGGACCTTGAGGAGTGCGCACGCCTGGGCGCCGTCGCGGGGGCCCACGCATGCACCGCGCATGGCACCCACACCGCCCTCATCAAGCCGGACGAACTCCACTACGCCCTCAACACTCCCCGCACCGCGGCCACGCCCCCGGCTGCCCCGGACCCGCTCACGGCCACGGGCCCCGCAGTCGCCACCGCCACCGCCGCGACCACAGCCCCCACCACAGTCGTGGCACAGGTCAGAGCCGCTGCCGCACCCGAGAGCGCGGGACTTCCGAGAACCGATCTCCCGGGTGCGTCGGGCGCTCACGTCTCGCGTACCGGTGCATAGACCTCCTCTCCCAGCCCGAAGGTCCATGCGACGCCTTCCCGCGCCGTACGGGTCCGAGGCGGTACCCGCAGCCAGTACGTGCGGCAGGTGCCGTCCGGCTCGGGCGTGGAGTTGACCACCTCCACCATCACCACCGGCTCATCGTTTTCCAGATCGATACGCCAGAGGACACCCGTTTCATCGCGGTGCAGCGGCTTCGCCCCCGACTCGTCGAGATAGCGGTCGTAGCCGTAGAACTCCAGCATGACCCGGCGTAGTTCGGCGTTCTCCTCCTTCCGGATGCGCTCCGGTGTCAGGTCGGACAGTCCGTCCAGGAAGGTGGCCGGTACCGGCATCCCGCGCCAGGCATACAGGGCGAACCCGTCGGGGAAGGCGAGGGCCGGGCCGTCGCCCCGGTCCAGCCGCCCGGCCTCGTCGCGATGCAGCTCGACCGGCCGCTCGGCGATGATCGCCACCTTCTCGTACGGCCACCACCACCCGGCGCTTCGCGCCACCGCAGCGATGCCCGCCAGCCGCTCACCGGTCCCCGCGAACGCGGCCAGCCAGGGGGCGTCATGCTGCCCGAGCACCACGTCCAGGAGGGCGAGCCGCACCGCCGGCTCGTCCTGCGGTGTCTCGGCCAGGGCCTCCACCACCCCGGTACGTATCCGCTCGGCGAGAGCGTGGGTGGTATCCCACAACCGGCCACCGGTCAGCCCCCATCGTTCGCCCCAGGCCGCCCGGCCCAACCCCTCGTGCAGCGCGGCCCGTTCGGCGGCCCAGGGCCGGGTCCGCACCACGTCACGCACGCTCGCCCCCAGCTCTGCCTGCGCGGACGCCAGCACCCGCGCCGTCGCCTCCCTAGGTGAACCGGCCCACTCCACCCGCTCCGGCTCCGCGAGCCCCGCGAGACGATAGGCCAGCCGCACCCCCGCCTCGGCCGCCGCCCGGTCCGCCGCCCCCGTCGCGGCCGCCACCTGACGCCACTCCTCGACCTCGGCGGGCCGCACGCCGTCACCGGCATACCGAACCTCGCCCCGCGCTCCTCCAGCCGCCTCCAAGTCCAAAGCCAGCTCCCCCTTCATCCGCACAACTTCTCCCGCCCGTTCATCGCCCGCCTGCCGGCCCGCACTCACTTGTCAAGCCACTCGTCAGCTCCTGCCTGCCCTTCCCCCGCCGTCAGTCCGCCACCAGCCGCACGGACCCCGGCACGTACTCCCGCTGGCGCACCACGCGGTACCAGCCCTTGGGGAGCGATATTGCCGCATGCTCTTCATGCACGACCCGGCCTCCGTCGGGCAGATGCAGCAGCGCGGGCCCGAACGCCCCGGTCTCACGCCTCAACGCCCCGGCGCCGACCACCGCATGGGCATGGCCGGTGACCTCGCCCAGCGCCAGCACCATCCGGCCGCGCGCGTCCCGCGGTTCCTCCGGCAGACCGCTCACATGCTCCGGCAGCGCCGCTTCCTCGATTGGCACCATCAGCACATCTCCCTGTCGGTACACGACCGCCTCCCCTCTTCCGTCCTCGGGCGCATTCATCCACCTCATGCGCCTTCATCATCATTCGCCTTCATGCATCATTCCGATGTCGAAAACGTTAGAGGGTGGGTCTGACAATCGGCTCTGACCTGCGAAAAGTTGACCGCAGAGCGGTGCCGACGGGCATGCGGCAGGGGCACCGTCGCACGGACCGCCGAATGCGGGAACGCCCGTGACCGGTGCCTGGGCGTGCAGGGAGGCTGACCGGACAAGGCGCGAGACGTCATTGTCAGTGGCGGTTGATAGGAATATTGACCATGAGCATCCACGAGCATGTGGAAGAGCTGGACGGCCTGCCCGTCTACAACTTCCCGCAGGCCCCGGCCGAGACCACCGCCCTCCCCGAGCCCGGCGCAGTCGCCTGGCGGCTGTCCGTCGATCCGTACGACGACGAGGAGACCTTCGCGGAGCGCTGGCAGCGCTTCACCGAGACCGTGGAGCTGTCCGGCGTGCGCGCGCTGGTCCTGGGGCAGTGGGGTGAGTCCTACGAGGATTCCTCGGCCGTGGTCGTGGACGCCGTCGTCGCCGCCAAGGACCGGCTCACCAGTCTGCGCGCGATCTTCCTCGGCGACATCGTGATGGAGGAGTCGGAGATCTCCTGGATCGAGCAGTCCGACGTCACGCCCCTGCTCGCGTCCTTCCCCGCGCTGCGGAGCCTCTCCGTGCGGGGCGGGGCCGGCCTGGTCTTCCCGCCCGTACGGCATGAGGCGCTGCGCGAGCTGCGGTTCGAATCGGGCGGACTGCCGGCCGCCGCGGTCCGCGGGATATGCGAGAGCGACTTCCCGGCCCTGGAGTCGCTGACGCTCTGGCTGGGCGTGCCCGAGTACGGCGGCGACTACGAGGCCACGGATCTGGCCGCCGCGCTGTCCGGCAGCCGCTTCCCCGCGCTGCGCCACCTGGGGCTGCAGAACAGCGAGATCCAGGACGAGATCGCCGTGGCGATCGGCGCCGCTCCGGTTGTCGCCGGTCTGGAGACGCTGAACCTGTCGATGGGCACTCTGACGGACTCCGGCGCGGAGGCGCTGCTCGGCGGCCAGCCGCTCACCCACCTCAAGAAGCTCGACCTCGACCACCACTACCTCACCGACGCCATGGTGCGGCGGGTGCGTGCGGCGCTGGAGCCCGGCGGGGTCGAGGTCGTGATCGATGAGCGCGGCGAGGAAGACGAGTACGACGGCAGGATGTGGCGGTATGCCGCGGTGACCGAGTAGATGAGCGCCGTCGCCCGCCCCGACGACACCGGCACCGCCGTGCCCCGCTTCGCCGTGGTCGGCAATCCCGAGAACCGTCGGGTGACGCTCTTCGCCGACGCGGTGCGCGCCGCGGGGCTGCCCGAGCCTCGCGTGCTGCCCTGGGCCGAAGTGCTCTGCGCGGGCGCGGAGTTCGTGTCCGGGGAGACCGTACGGATCGACTCCCCCGGGGAGAACGCCGAGGTCGAACGGCTGCTCCGGGGGGTCGTCGAGCCGACCCGGGTCGAGGGCACCGCCCGGTGGTACGTCCGCTTCACCGAGGCGGTGCGCGAGATCGCCCGCGCCGCCTCGGCCGGTGGCGCCACGCTCCTGGACGATCCGGCAGAGCTGGCGGTGCTGTTCCACAAGCGGCGGTGTCATGGGGTACTGCGTGCCGCTGGGGTGCCGGTCCCGGAGTCACCGACGTCCGGCCCGGCCGCGCCGACTGTCGGTGGGTGGGCGGAGACCCGGGAGCTGTTGCGGGATGCCGGCCTGCGGCGCGCCTTCCTCAAGCCGGCGCACGGTTCGTCGGCGTCCGGTGTGCTGGCCCTGGAGACGGACGGCGGCAGTCGGTTCCGTGCCACGACCTCCGTCGAACCGGGCCCGGACGGCGTCCTGTTCAACTCCCTACGGGTCCGCCGCTATACGGAAGAGCGGCAGATCGCGGCCATCGTGGACGCGCTGGCGCCGGACGGTCTGCACATCGAGCGCTGGATCCCCAAGACGGCGCAGACCGGCCGGGTCGCCGACCTACGGGTCGTGGTCGTGGCCGGCCGCGCCACCCATGCCGTCGTACGGACCAGCCGCTCGCCGATGACCAACCTCCATCTCGGTGGCGCGCGCGGCGATCTTGGCGCGGCGCGGGCGTCCATCGAGGCGTCGGGGGCCCGCTGGACCGACGCCCTCGCGGTCTGCGAGGCGGCAGCGGCCTGCTTCCCGCGCACCCTGAGTGTGGGCGTGGATCTGCTGCCCATGGTGGGCTGGCGGCGCTTCGTGGTGGGTGAGGTGAATGCCTTCGGGGACTTGCTCCCCCGGCTGACCGGCTTCCCGGGGAGCGGCGCCGAGGGCCTGGACACGTACGGTGCGCAGGTCGCCGCCGCAATGAGCAGGCACGCAAGCACGAACGCAAACAACGAGGCAAGCAGGAACAACGACGCAAGCAGGAACATGGACAGGGACCTCATCAGGGGCCTGACCAACAACCCAGGCAAGGACCGGGGCAAGATCCGGGGCCGGAACCCGGCCGGGAGCCTGCCCGAGAACGGAAAGATCGGAACGCACCGTGGCCGCCCCTGAAGCAGCACCGCACACCCCTCAAGCACCCCCGCGCGCCCCTGAACCGGCCGCCACCGCGCCCGACATGAACGAGATCGTGGGCAGCCACGACCTCCTTCTCGTCACCCTCGACACCCTGCGCTACGACGTGGCCCGGGAGCTGGCCGCGGGCGGCCGGATCCCGCGTCTCGCCCAATATCTGCCCGGCGGGCGCTGGGAGCGCCGGCACGCGCCGGGCAGTTTCACCTACGCCTCCCACCAGGCGATGTTCGCCGGTTTCCTGCCGACCCCGGCGGCTCCGGGACCGCATCCGCGACTGTTCGCGGCGCGGTTCGCGGGCAGCGAGACCACCGCGCCCGGCACCTGGGTCTTCGACACCCCCGACCTGGTCTCCGGTCTGGCCGCGAACGGCTACCGGACGGTGTGCATAGGCGGGGTGGGCTTCTTCAACCGGCAGGCCGCGCTCGGTTCCGTGCTTCCCGGGCTGTTCCAGGAGAGCCATTGGGAGCCCGAATTCGGTGTCGCGTCCGCGACCTCGTTCGAGGCACAGGTCGCCCGTGCCGAGGAGGTGGTCGCCGCGCTCCCCGAGGAGCAGCGGTTGTTCCTGTTCGTCAATGTGGCCGCGCTGCACCAGCCGAACTGGTTCCATCTGCCCGGCGCCACCCGCGAGGCCGGCGACAACCTGGCCACCCACGCCGCCGCGCTGGAGTACGTCGACCGCCATATCGGCCGGCTCTTCGCCGCCGCGAGCAGCCGCCGTCCGTGCTTCGCCATCGTCTGCTCCGACCATGGCACGACGTACGGCGACGACGGCTATACGGGCCACCGCCTCGGCCATGAGGCCGTATGGACCGTCCCCTACGCCCAGTTCACCATCGAGGCCGCCCGATGACCACCGCCCCCCGCTCCCTCGCCGAGCCCGTTACCGAGGCCGCACCCACCACGCCTCCGTACACGAGCCCCTACGAGAGCTACGTCTACGCCTACCCCCACAAAACGGCCTACCGCCCCCTCCATGACCGCCCGTTGCTGCGCGACCTCTGGGCGGCCGAACCGCAGGGCGCCCTCTCGCTCTATCTCCACATACCGTTCTGCGAAGTCCGCTGCGGCTTCTGTAATCTCTTCACCCGCATCGGCGCCCCCGGAGACATGACCTCGGCGTATCTGGACGCGCTGGAGCGCCAGTCGACGGCCGTCCGGGACGCGCTGCAGGGCGACGCCCGCTTCGCCGCGGCGGCCTTCGGCGGCGGCACCCCGACCTTCCTCGGCGCCCGCGAGCTCTCCCGGCTCTGCGATATCGCCGAGCTGCGGATGGGCGCCGATCTGCGTGCGGTGCCGCTCTCCGTGGAGACCTCGCCGTCGACCGCCACCGCGGACCGCCTGGGCGTCCTGGCCGAACGCGGTGCGACCCGGATCAGCATCGGGGTGCAGAGCTTCATCGAGGCGGAAGCACGGGCCGCGGTCCGCCCGCAGAGCCCGGACGAGGTGGCGGCCGCCCTGCACCGTATCCGGGAATCGGGCGTCCCGGTCCTCAACATCGACCTGATCTACGGCATCGACGGCCAGACGGAGCGCAGCTGGCAGCGGTCGCTGGACGCGGCGCTCGCCTGGCGCCCCGAAGAGCTGTATCTCTACCCGCTGTATGTGCGTCCGCTGACCGGCCTGGCGCGCAGGGATCCCGGCGCACCCGACCCGGAGTGGGACGCCCAGCGGCTGCGGCTCCACCGCCACGGCCGCGACCATCTGCTGGCCGCGGGCTATGAGCAGGTGTCCATGCGGATGTTCCGCCTTCGGGGCACGGCCGCACCCGTCTCCGGCGACGACCACGCCTGCCAGACCGACGGCATGATCGGCCTGGGCTGCGGCGCCCGGTCCTACACCTCCCGTCTGCACTACGCCTTCGACTACGCCGTCGGCATGAGGGAGATCCGCTCCATCATCGACGACTACATATCCCGGCCGGCCTCGGCGTTCGCGCACGCCGAGTTCGGCTGGGAGATGACCGAGGACGAGGCGCGGCGCCGGCATCTGCTGCAGTCGGTGCTCCAGGCGGAGGGGATGGCGACCGCGGACTACCGTGCCCGCTTCGGTAGTTCGCCCGCCGACGACTTCCCTGAGGAGCTGGCGCGATGCGCCGACCGGGGCTGGCTGGACACCGCCGCGGCCCCCGAGCGGCTACGGCTGTCCGCGGAAGGGCTGGCGCATTCCGACGCTGTGGGACCGATGCTGTTCTCTCCCGCCGTACGGGCCCGTATGGCCGCCTATGGCCTCAAGTAAGGCCGCTTCGTGGACTTGACGATTCTCTACCGCGGCCCGCTGGCGTCCTGCGACTTCGACTGCCCGTACTGCCCGTTCGCCAAGCGACGGGACAGCCGTGAGCAGCTGCGCGCCGACCGCGCGGCGCTGGCCCGCTTCGCAGACTGGGCGGCGCACCAGAAAGGCGACCGGCTGTCGATCCTGTTCACCCCCTGGGGCGAGGGCCTGGTCCGCTCCTGGTACCGCCGCACCCTGGCCGAGCTGAGCCGGCTCCCGCACATCCAACGGGTGGCGATCCAGACCAATCTCAGCTGCCGCACCGACTGGCTGACCGAGGCGGATCTCGACACGCTGTCCCTGTGGTGCACCTACCACCCGGGGCAGACGCCGTACGACCGTTTCCTGGCGAAGACCCGGGGGCTGGCCGGGCACGGCGCCCGGTTCAGCGTCGGCATCGTGGGCCTCCCGGAGCACCTCGAACACGCCCGCAGGCTGCGCGCCGATCTCGCCGAGCACGTCTATCTCTGGGTCAACGCCGCCGAGGGCCACGCCTATTCGGACGCGGAGGCCGCCGTGTGGACGGAGCTGGATCCGCTGTTCCCATTCAGTCGCCGTCCACACCAGAGCGCCGGACTCCCGTGCCGGACGGGCGAATCGGTGATCTCGGTGGACGGCGACGGCACGGTCCGGCGCTGCCATTTCGTCCGTGCCGAACTGGGCAATCTCTACGACGGCAGCTACCGCGCGGCGCTCCGCCCGCGCCCCTGTCCACTGACCGCCTGCGACTGCCACATCGGCTATGTC includes:
- a CDS encoding NAD(P)/FAD-dependent oxidoreductase, translated to MTDRAHGERTAIVIGGGLAGMLAVTALLGHADAITVVERDRYPAGRAFRKGVPQARHLHILLSGGQRALATLLPGTVAALTEAGARSLYLPRDLLTRTPTGWQRRFDERRHPTLSMTRPVLDAVLRERALHAAADSPTRVEVLEATEATGLTRDAQRVTGVRVRSRNGEHAGAAECVLSAALVVDASGRGSRAPQWYAGLGRTAPHEETVDAGIAYATRMYRPSGPAGAPDAGVNIPGWPECPRGGAYVPVEDGKWLLTLSGVRAPPAHGRGGVHRIQRHDRRPVRP
- a CDS encoding DUF6745 domain-containing protein, translated to MKGELALDLEAAGGARGEVRYAGDGVRPAEVEEWRQVAAATGAADRAAAEAGVRLAYRLAGLAEPERVEWAGSPREATARVLASAQAELGASVRDVVRTRPWAAERAALHEGLGRAAWGERWGLTGGRLWDTTHALAERIRTGVVEALAETPQDEPAVRLALLDVVLGQHDAPWLAAFAGTGERLAGIAAVARSAGWWWPYEKVAIIAERPVELHRDEAGRLDRGDGPALAFPDGFALYAWRGMPVPATFLDGLSDLTPERIRKEENAELRRVMLEFYGYDRYLDESGAKPLHRDETGVLWRIDLENDEPVVMVEVVNSTPEPDGTCRTYWLRVPPRTRTAREGVAWTFGLGEEVYAPVRET
- a CDS encoding STM4015 family protein — its product is MSIHEHVEELDGLPVYNFPQAPAETTALPEPGAVAWRLSVDPYDDEETFAERWQRFTETVELSGVRALVLGQWGESYEDSSAVVVDAVVAAKDRLTSLRAIFLGDIVMEESEISWIEQSDVTPLLASFPALRSLSVRGGAGLVFPPVRHEALRELRFESGGLPAAAVRGICESDFPALESLTLWLGVPEYGGDYEATDLAAALSGSRFPALRHLGLQNSEIQDEIAVAIGAAPVVAGLETLNLSMGTLTDSGAEALLGGQPLTHLKKLDLDHHYLTDAMVRRVRAALEPGGVEVVIDERGEEDEYDGRMWRYAAVTE
- a CDS encoding STM4014 family protein — its product is MSAVARPDDTGTAVPRFAVVGNPENRRVTLFADAVRAAGLPEPRVLPWAEVLCAGAEFVSGETVRIDSPGENAEVERLLRGVVEPTRVEGTARWYVRFTEAVREIARAASAGGATLLDDPAELAVLFHKRRCHGVLRAAGVPVPESPTSGPAAPTVGGWAETRELLRDAGLRRAFLKPAHGSSASGVLALETDGGSRFRATTSVEPGPDGVLFNSLRVRRYTEERQIAAIVDALAPDGLHIERWIPKTAQTGRVADLRVVVVAGRATHAVVRTSRSPMTNLHLGGARGDLGAARASIEASGARWTDALAVCEAAAACFPRTLSVGVDLLPMVGWRRFVVGEVNAFGDLLPRLTGFPGSGAEGLDTYGAQVAAAMSRHASTNANNEASRNNDASRNMDRDLIRGLTNNPGKDRGKIRGRNPAGSLPENGKIGTHRGRP
- a CDS encoding STM4013/SEN3800 family hydrolase; its protein translation is MNEIVGSHDLLLVTLDTLRYDVARELAAGGRIPRLAQYLPGGRWERRHAPGSFTYASHQAMFAGFLPTPAAPGPHPRLFAARFAGSETTAPGTWVFDTPDLVSGLAANGYRTVCIGGVGFFNRQAALGSVLPGLFQESHWEPEFGVASATSFEAQVARAEEVVAALPEEQRLFLFVNVAALHQPNWFHLPGATREAGDNLATHAAALEYVDRHIGRLFAAASSRRPCFAIVCSDHGTTYGDDGYTGHRLGHEAVWTVPYAQFTIEAAR
- a CDS encoding STM4012 family radical SAM protein, which encodes MTTAPRSLAEPVTEAAPTTPPYTSPYESYVYAYPHKTAYRPLHDRPLLRDLWAAEPQGALSLYLHIPFCEVRCGFCNLFTRIGAPGDMTSAYLDALERQSTAVRDALQGDARFAAAAFGGGTPTFLGARELSRLCDIAELRMGADLRAVPLSVETSPSTATADRLGVLAERGATRISIGVQSFIEAEARAAVRPQSPDEVAAALHRIRESGVPVLNIDLIYGIDGQTERSWQRSLDAALAWRPEELYLYPLYVRPLTGLARRDPGAPDPEWDAQRLRLHRHGRDHLLAAGYEQVSMRMFRLRGTAAPVSGDDHACQTDGMIGLGCGARSYTSRLHYAFDYAVGMREIRSIIDDYISRPASAFAHAEFGWEMTEDEARRRHLLQSVLQAEGMATADYRARFGSSPADDFPEELARCADRGWLDTAAAPERLRLSAEGLAHSDAVGPMLFSPAVRARMAAYGLK
- a CDS encoding STM4011 family radical SAM protein: MDLTILYRGPLASCDFDCPYCPFAKRRDSREQLRADRAALARFADWAAHQKGDRLSILFTPWGEGLVRSWYRRTLAELSRLPHIQRVAIQTNLSCRTDWLTEADLDTLSLWCTYHPGQTPYDRFLAKTRGLAGHGARFSVGIVGLPEHLEHARRLRADLAEHVYLWVNAAEGHAYSDAEAAVWTELDPLFPFSRRPHQSAGLPCRTGESVISVDGDGTVRRCHFVRAELGNLYDGSYRAALRPRPCPLTACDCHIGYVHLETLPLYDVFAGGVLERIPAQVPVRGAAAPPP